A window of Staphylococcus lloydii genomic DNA:
AAAGCTTGGAAAGAGAAACTTGCAGATAGTGGAGAATTGGCTACAATTCATGAACTGTATGCGACATACCCAGATGGGAAAATTGATATAGCTAAAGAGCAAGAACGTTTAGCTGCTCATGATAATGTCGTATTCCAATTCCCTTTATATTGGTATAGTTATCCGCCATTATTAAAACAATACTTTGATGAAGTGTTCACTTATGGTTGGGCGTATGGTTCAACAGGTAACGCGTTGAAAGATAAAAAGTTTGCAGCTGCAGTTTCTATAGGATCACCTGAGTCGGCGTATACTACAGAGGGAAATGTACAATATACAATTGATACACTGTTATCGCCATTAAAAGCAACGGCAAGATTCGTAGGTGCTCAATATGTCGCTACACATAAACTATATAGCACTTTGAATATTGATTCAGAATTACTAGAAGCTAATCAGCAGGACTATGCTACTTTTGTCCAACAATTAAGCGAATAACTCATATGTCTAGGTTAAGTATATTACGATGTTGGTAATAACTTAAGCTAGACTTTTTTTATTTCGTGTTTTGTTACTATGAAAGCGTATTCGAAATATATATAATGAACATAAATACAAAATAAAACTTTGAGGGGTAAATATGATAAAAGCAATCGCAGTTGACATGGATGGCACATTTTTAGATAGCAATAAGAACTTTGATGAAACGCGTTTTAATCGTATATTCCAACAATTACAACAACAAGAGACAAAATTTATCGCTGCAAGTGGAAATCAATATGCCAAATTACGATCGATATTTGGAGAACGTGACATGTTCTTTATTGCAGAAAATGGGGCGGTCATTTATAACGGCAATGAACTATATGATTATACAGCTTTTGATTTTGATGTTTATAAAACTTTAATTGATTATATACATTTCGAACGAGGCATGTCAGAAATTATTGTGTGTGGTCTGAAAAGTGCATACATATTAAAAAGTACAGACGATAAATTTAAAAAAGATGCACATTTCTACTATAGACAACTACAGGAAATAGATTCGTTTGAGACTTTGCCTGAAGATGAATTTGTTAAAGTTGCCTTTAACATTAATAGACAAACGCATCCAAAATTAGACACAGAGCTAGAAGAAAAATTTAACAATGACATCGGCCTTGTTTCAAGTGGACGGGACAGTATCGATATAATTATTCCAAATATGACCAAGGGTAATGCATTAAAAAGGTTGCTCACTAAATGGGGCTTATCTGCTTCGCAACTCATGGCCTTTGGAGATGCCAATAATGATTACGATATGTTGGCACTAGCAGCATATAGCTATGTTATGCAAAACAGTGAAGATCAAACGTTATTTGATGTATCAAATTATGTAGCACCTTCAAATGATGAGCAAGGCGTGTTAACTGTTATTGAAGAAAAAGTACTCATAAATAAATAATTTAATGTTGTAACGATTTTATATAAACATATCATTTTAAGCATACGTCATTTATCCATTATACTAACGTTAGTGTAATTTAAACATGAAAGGGTGGCAACAAAGTAATGGCGAATATAAAAGAGACAATTTTAGATGCGTTTCAATTTAGACATGCAACGAAGCGATTTGATGCAACTAAAACTGTAAGCGATGATGATTTTAATACTATATTAGAAACAGGACGTTTATCTCCAAGTTCTTTAGGTTTAGAACCTTGGAAATTTATAGTGATACAAAATCGTGAATTACGTAATAAATTAAAAGAAATCAGTTGGGGAGCGCAAGGTCAACTAGACACAGCAAGCCATTTCGTATTAATTTTGGCACGTAAAAATGTGACTTCTAAATCAGATTATGTGCAACACATGATTCATGATATTAAACAATATGACCCTTCAACAATTCCTGCAGTCGAAGAAAAATATGATAACTTCCAAACTAATGCACACATTAATGATAATGAACGTACATTAGTCGATTGGGCCAGTAAGCAATCATATATTGCATTAGGTAATATGATGACTACTGCAGCGTTTTTAGGTATTGATTCTTGTCCTATTGAAGGATTTGACTATGATAGTGTAACGGAATTATTAGCTGAAGAAGGTATACTAGATACGGAACATTTTGTGCCTGCCACAATGGTAGCATTTGGTTATAGAGAAACTGAACCAAAAGCAAAAGTACGTCAACCACAAGAAGATATTGTAGAATGGTATCAATAATCACAACTGACCTAGAAATAGGTCAGTTTTTTTAATACAACATATAGGGTATAACATTACTAACAAAGGCAAAAAGGGGTAGTGATTATGAAGTTGAAATTATTTG
This region includes:
- a CDS encoding Cof-type HAD-IIB family hydrolase; this translates as MIKAIAVDMDGTFLDSNKNFDETRFNRIFQQLQQQETKFIAASGNQYAKLRSIFGERDMFFIAENGAVIYNGNELYDYTAFDFDVYKTLIDYIHFERGMSEIIVCGLKSAYILKSTDDKFKKDAHFYYRQLQEIDSFETLPEDEFVKVAFNINRQTHPKLDTELEEKFNNDIGLVSSGRDSIDIIIPNMTKGNALKRLLTKWGLSASQLMAFGDANNDYDMLALAAYSYVMQNSEDQTLFDVSNYVAPSNDEQGVLTVIEEKVLINK
- a CDS encoding NAD(P)H-dependent oxidoreductase; the encoded protein is MANIKETILDAFQFRHATKRFDATKTVSDDDFNTILETGRLSPSSLGLEPWKFIVIQNRELRNKLKEISWGAQGQLDTASHFVLILARKNVTSKSDYVQHMIHDIKQYDPSTIPAVEEKYDNFQTNAHINDNERTLVDWASKQSYIALGNMMTTAAFLGIDSCPIEGFDYDSVTELLAEEGILDTEHFVPATMVAFGYRETEPKAKVRQPQEDIVEWYQ
- a CDS encoding NAD(P)H-dependent oxidoreductase, giving the protein MSTLVIITHPDIDNSTVNKAWKEKLADSGELATIHELYATYPDGKIDIAKEQERLAAHDNVVFQFPLYWYSYPPLLKQYFDEVFTYGWAYGSTGNALKDKKFAAAVSIGSPESAYTTEGNVQYTIDTLLSPLKATARFVGAQYVATHKLYSTLNIDSELLEANQQDYATFVQQLSE